The Moraxella haemolytica genome window below encodes:
- the dinB gene encoding DNA polymerase IV, which translates to MDDRRASTTHRDRPRGGIICLTDIARHHSIVTKDNQETVHRMRKIIHLDMDSFFASVEQRDNPSYQGKPLIVGGDPNGRGVVAAASYEVRQFGVHSAMSCYEAKRRCPQAIFVRPRFDVYRSISNQIKSIMLKLTSLVEPLSLDEAYLDVTGKHYCNGSATLMANWLRGEIYRQTGLTSSAGVSFNKMLAKIASDINKPNGIAVITPDMADAFISTLSIERFYGIGKASTKRLNEIGVFTGQDLRNLPLIQLVEMFGNKRGQFYHNIAHAIDDREVKAVRVRKSIGTEITFSENTTDDQLILQKINEQNLEAWQDLVQRKMRAYTVTLKLKYSDFSQITRSHSVKSPFKDANHVMPWLIKLYHASPKHLPVRLVGVTFSTLESIDDSTEQLDLFD; encoded by the coding sequence ATGGACGATAGGCGAGCGAGTACTACGCACCGAGACCGCCCCCGTGGTGGCATTATCTGCCTTACAGACATTGCACGACATCACTCAATAGTCACAAAAGACAATCAAGAGACAGTTCATCGCATGCGAAAAATCATTCATTTGGACATGGACTCTTTTTTTGCCAGCGTGGAGCAAAGAGACAATCCAAGCTATCAGGGCAAGCCACTCATCGTTGGTGGCGACCCCAATGGGCGTGGCGTGGTTGCTGCTGCCAGTTATGAAGTGCGTCAATTTGGCGTGCATTCGGCGATGAGCTGTTATGAAGCCAAGAGACGCTGCCCTCAAGCCATCTTTGTCCGCCCTCGCTTTGATGTATATCGTAGTATCAGCAACCAAATCAAGTCCATCATGCTAAAGCTCACCAGTCTAGTTGAGCCATTATCGTTGGACGAAGCCTATCTAGATGTTACTGGCAAGCACTACTGCAATGGCTCAGCCACACTCATGGCGAACTGGCTTCGTGGCGAGATTTATCGACAAACTGGACTAACTTCATCAGCCGGCGTGTCTTTTAATAAAATGCTTGCCAAAATCGCCTCCGATATCAACAAACCCAACGGCATCGCTGTCATCACCCCTGATATGGCAGACGCTTTCATTAGCACACTTAGCATTGAACGATTTTATGGCATTGGCAAGGCAAGTACCAAACGCCTAAACGAAATAGGCGTCTTTACAGGGCAAGATTTAAGAAACCTACCATTGATACAGTTAGTAGAAATGTTTGGCAATAAGCGTGGGCAGTTTTATCACAACATTGCCCATGCAATAGACGATAGAGAAGTCAAGGCGGTGCGTGTGCGAAAATCCATCGGCACCGAGATTACCTTTAGTGAAAATACCACCGATGATCAACTCATTCTCCAAAAAATCAACGAACAAAATCTAGAAGCATGGCAAGATTTGGTACAGCGAAAAATGCGTGCCTATACCGTAACACTAAAATTAAAATACAGCGATTTTAGCCAGATTACTCGTAGCCATTCTGTCAAATCGCCTTTTAAAGATGCAAATCATGTAATGCCATGGTTAATCAAGCTGTATCACGCCAGCCCAAAGCACCTGCCCGTGCGTCTGGTGGGCGTTACCTTTTCAACTCTTGAAAGCATTGATGACAGCACCGAGCAGTTGGATTTATTTGATTAG
- a CDS encoding succinate dehydrogenase assembly factor 2 yields the protein MTTHIEPTLEQRRVIYQARRGLKELDYYIDPYVKLHYLSAPDDEQTAFTRLLEYEDPDLLLFFLGQERPNDESVARLIDRIKQLKYADE from the coding sequence ATGACTACCCATATTGAACCAACATTAGAACAAAGACGAGTGATCTATCAGGCACGGCGTGGGCTAAAAGAGCTTGATTATTATATTGACCCTTATGTTAAACTACACTATTTATCTGCCCCTGATGATGAGCAGACTGCTTTTACTCGTCTGCTTGAGTATGAAGACCCTGATTTATTATTGTTCTTTTTGGGGCAAGAGCGTCCTAATGATGAGAGTGTGGCACGGCTGATTGATCGAATAAAGCAATTAAAATATGCCGATGAATAA
- a CDS encoding HAD family hydrolase yields MANLALFDLDMTMLNVDSDHSWGQFIVNKGLVDKAVYKDANDKFYQDYINGTLDAVEYNEFVAAFLTTKSMVELHAYRQEYLDTWIVPNMRPKAIAQIQAHKEADDLVVVISATNDFVVKPIANLFGVDDAHTLATVLEIYDDKYTGRVGGRPNFKEGKLYHLNKLISSYKNKGVIFDKLIAYSDSKNDLPLLSFADEAICINPDEILTAEAKARGWRIEDWSL; encoded by the coding sequence ATGGCAAATTTAGCGTTGTTTGACTTGGATATGACCATGCTGAATGTGGATAGCGACCACAGTTGGGGGCAGTTTATTGTCAATAAAGGTCTGGTGGATAAGGCGGTTTATAAAGATGCCAATGATAAATTCTACCAAGATTATATCAATGGCACGCTTGATGCGGTGGAGTATAATGAATTTGTGGCAGCATTTTTGACCACCAAGAGTATGGTAGAGCTACATGCTTACCGCCAAGAGTATCTAGATACTTGGATTGTGCCAAACATGCGACCAAAGGCGATTGCTCAGATTCAGGCTCATAAAGAAGCGGACGATTTGGTGGTGGTTATCAGTGCAACCAATGATTTTGTGGTCAAGCCCATCGCTAATTTGTTCGGTGTTGATGATGCACACACACTGGCAACCGTGCTTGAAATTTATGATGATAAATACACAGGGCGAGTGGGTGGACGACCAAACTTCAAAGAGGGTAAGCTGTACCATCTTAATAAGTTGATCAGCTCGTATAAGAATAAAGGTGTTATTTTTGACAAATTGATTGCATATTCGGATTCTAAGAATGATTTGCCATTACTGAGTTTTGCTGATGAGGCAATATGTATCAATCCTGATGAGATTTTAACAGCTGAAGCAAAGGCTAGGGGCTGGCGAATTGAGGATTGGTCCTTATAA
- a CDS encoding NAD(+) kinase, whose translation MSNFVNNHPKRPPFRHIALLGRAGKSSVVETLNELINLLDERDLSIVIDTETAAIEGLQIDFDKVDGHQLKIVPRQKIGEHCDFAIVVGGDGSMLQVASVMAGTDVPVLGINRGRLGFLADVNPDELTERVTQVLDGEYWLVERFLLAFKIVQNDEHGKPTDVVIHEDVALNDVVLHAGKSVHTIDFQLKINDYDVYRQHADGLIVSTPTGSTAYSLSAGGPIIHPTIDAICLVPMHPHTLSSRPLVVAGSSQIAINIHKDNRTQPMVGADGKASAPLDNDQTLLITKHDKTLLLLHPPSYNFYEACRTKLNWNLYSEEFSLKT comes from the coding sequence ATGTCCAATTTTGTCAACAATCACCCAAAGCGTCCGCCATTTCGCCACATTGCCCTATTGGGTCGTGCTGGCAAAAGCAGTGTGGTTGAAACCTTAAATGAACTCATCAATTTGCTTGATGAGCGTGATTTATCAATTGTGATTGACACAGAAACTGCTGCCATTGAAGGCTTACAGATAGATTTTGATAAAGTGGATGGTCATCAGTTAAAGATTGTGCCTCGTCAGAAGATTGGCGAGCATTGCGATTTTGCCATCGTAGTGGGTGGTGATGGTTCAATGCTTCAAGTAGCAAGCGTGATGGCAGGGACCGATGTTCCTGTGCTTGGCATCAATCGTGGTCGGTTGGGTTTTTTGGCGGATGTGAATCCTGATGAGCTGACCGAGCGAGTAACACAGGTTTTAGATGGGGAGTACTGGTTGGTTGAGCGGTTTTTATTGGCCTTTAAAATCGTTCAAAATGACGAACATGGCAAGCCAACCGATGTTGTTATTCATGAAGATGTGGCGTTGAATGATGTGGTGCTACACGCAGGCAAATCAGTGCATACCATTGATTTTCAATTAAAAATTAACGACTATGATGTCTATCGCCAGCACGCAGATGGGCTGATTGTATCCACTCCTACAGGCTCGACAGCCTATTCGCTTTCGGCAGGTGGACCCATTATTCATCCGACCATTGATGCGATTTGTCTTGTTCCTATGCATCCGCACACACTATCAAGCAGACCGCTTGTGGTGGCAGGTAGCAGTCAGATTGCCATTAATATCCATAAGGATAATCGCACACAACCAATGGTTGGAGCAGATGGCAAGGCATCAGCACCACTTGATAATGATCAAACACTACTCATTACCAAGCATGATAAGACATTGTTGTTGCTACATCCACCAAGCTACAACTTTTATGAAGCGTGTCGCACCAAGCTTAATTGGAATCTATATAGCGAAGAATTTTCACTAAAAACTTAA
- a CDS encoding ABC1 kinase family protein, with protein MLIPHKNRLLALYRIAAKYRLDTHFDEVPELAPLARLIRIHPASIGKSHNPLGVKLALEEMGTLFLKLGQLLSTRSDLLPPNIISQLSLLQDKVTPFDISTLKDSIEDPKVGLGKPIHELFARFDDKPLAAASIAQVHTAALPDGREVVVKVVRPNIKAVIIKDFELLRELAAWLSARLESARAVHIVSIVEDYRQIMLNELDLTLEATNATKMRNNFLGSKLIYVPEVYTANKSVMVCERIFGVPISQTQTFDSLDYDRAELAKNGLTIFFTQVFRDNFFHADMHPGNIFVETLPDGGAVAHPRYLGLDCAIMGQLAPDDQLVVARLLLSVMNGNYTMLVDIIAQAGWIPPSADKHALIKDMARTVSPMVSKPMSELDFAGILFEILNIARRHQMSIPPQLMLLLKTLVHVEGLGRELYPELDIWSLAKPILTAWVKDQLDPVKNLNELKAKAPELLLSTTELPKLLGQGIQSLATLGARQDKELREIQALRADFLNQKRYDWIALGGFFGLIAIGLTVPIWWVGILFYLLAIVFVIWRVLV; from the coding sequence ATGCTCATTCCCCATAAGAATCGCCTGTTAGCCCTATACCGAATCGCTGCCAAATACCGCCTAGACACACACTTTGACGAAGTGCCAGAACTTGCTCCGCTTGCACGACTCATTCGGATACATCCAGCCAGTATCGGTAAATCGCACAACCCCCTAGGGGTAAAGCTGGCTCTTGAAGAAATGGGGACCCTATTTTTAAAGCTAGGTCAGCTTTTATCCACTCGCTCAGACCTACTGCCACCAAACATCATCTCCCAACTGTCTTTATTACAAGACAAAGTTACCCCTTTTGACATCAGCACCTTAAAAGACAGCATTGAAGACCCCAAAGTCGGCTTGGGCAAACCCATCCATGAGCTATTTGCTCGCTTTGATGATAAGCCATTAGCTGCTGCCAGTATCGCTCAAGTACACACCGCTGCCCTGCCGGATGGTCGTGAGGTGGTTGTCAAAGTCGTACGACCTAATATCAAGGCGGTCATCATCAAAGACTTTGAGCTTTTAAGAGAGCTTGCTGCTTGGCTATCCGCTCGATTAGAGTCAGCTCGAGCCGTCCATATCGTTAGCATTGTCGAGGATTATCGGCAAATCATGCTCAATGAATTAGACCTAACCCTAGAAGCTACCAACGCCACTAAGATGCGTAATAATTTTTTGGGGTCAAAACTTATCTATGTGCCAGAAGTATATACCGCCAATAAATCAGTCATGGTCTGTGAGCGTATCTTTGGCGTACCCATTTCACAAACCCAAACCTTTGATTCTTTGGACTATGACAGAGCCGAGCTTGCCAAAAATGGTCTGACGATATTTTTTACTCAAGTATTTCGTGATAATTTCTTTCATGCTGACATGCACCCTGGCAATATCTTTGTAGAGACATTGCCTGATGGCGGTGCAGTCGCCCACCCTCGCTATTTGGGACTAGACTGTGCCATCATGGGACAGCTTGCCCCTGATGACCAGCTGGTTGTGGCACGCCTCCTGCTGTCAGTCATGAATGGCAACTACACCATGCTTGTGGACATCATCGCACAAGCAGGATGGATACCGCCGTCTGCTGATAAACACGCTTTAATTAAAGACATGGCACGCACAGTCAGCCCCATGGTCTCAAAACCAATGAGCGAACTTGACTTTGCAGGCATTTTATTTGAGATTTTAAATATTGCTCGCCGTCATCAGATGAGCATACCACCACAGCTAATGCTACTGCTCAAGACTCTTGTTCATGTTGAAGGATTGGGGCGTGAGTTGTATCCAGAGCTTGATATTTGGTCGCTCGCCAAGCCGATACTTACCGCATGGGTCAAAGATCAGCTTGACCCTGTCAAAAATCTCAACGAACTAAAAGCTAAAGCACCAGAACTACTACTATCCACCACCGAGCTACCCAAGCTACTTGGTCAAGGCATTCAATCTCTGGCAACATTAGGAGCAAGGCAGGATAAAGAGCTTAGAGAAATTCAAGCCCTAAGAGCAGATTTTCTTAATCAAAAACGCTATGATTGGATTGCCCTCGGTGGATTTTTTGGCTTAATTGCCATTGGGCTGACCGTGCCAATTTGGTGGGTGGGTATTCTATTTTATCTACTGGCGATTGTTTTTGTGATTTGGCGGGTGTTGGTATAA
- a CDS encoding FFLEELY motif protein, which yields MSQIQLLVDTLTHYQTLPHHSNSELNEVFFGVQQWQKQRIHNTSQSLFNNPKTAPLAHYLIGQIYGNKEFDAIAKQLLTAGNNALNGSGRLEKLIPQKTLATGILGVKAAVLAIQLDLKIAQFIHQNDALCHSFLTQGIHDELMVKAYHGVDNQQERIIQIKNIKEVCEQSYLQFNSFLLKKAFTLAKSTAYHHGYQPLYDFIHDGLHAINTINKIEDFTKPFEHTELATIERIYHQGRVYE from the coding sequence ATGTCGCAGATTCAATTATTGGTTGATACTCTAACTCACTACCAAACCCTACCCCACCATAGCAACAGCGAACTTAATGAAGTATTTTTTGGGGTACAGCAGTGGCAAAAACAGCGTATCCACAACACCAGTCAAAGCCTATTTAACAACCCAAAAACCGCACCGCTTGCACATTATCTAATCGGTCAAATCTACGGCAATAAAGAGTTTGATGCGATTGCCAAACAGCTACTCACCGCAGGAAACAACGCCTTAAATGGCTCAGGTCGCCTAGAAAAACTCATCCCCCAAAAGACACTTGCTACAGGTATCTTGGGTGTCAAGGCTGCCGTACTTGCCATACAACTTGACCTAAAAATTGCCCAGTTTATCCACCAAAATGACGCACTTTGCCACTCTTTTTTGACCCAAGGCATACACGATGAGTTGATGGTAAAAGCCTATCACGGTGTTGATAATCAACAAGAGCGAATCATTCAAATCAAAAACATCAAAGAAGTGTGCGAACAATCTTATTTACAATTTAATTCCTTTTTACTTAAAAAGGCTTTTACTCTTGCCAAATCCACCGCTTATCATCATGGCTATCAGCCTTTGTACGACTTTATTCATGATGGATTGCACGCCATTAACACCATTAACAAGATTGAAGATTTTACCAAACCATTTGAACATACTGAGCTTGCCACCATTGAACGCATTTATCATCAAGGGCGTGTTTATGAATGA
- a CDS encoding YeaC family protein — MNKQDILNSLNPEIVAKFRTAIEIGKWENGVRLTDEQRQTCMQAVMVWEHEYLPTEERTGYIEKPKDDKGNTIGEECDVEHEHHYPNAERPVVFKN; from the coding sequence ATGAATAAACAAGATATCTTAAATAGCCTAAACCCTGAGATTGTCGCTAAATTTCGCACTGCCATTGAGATTGGCAAATGGGAAAATGGCGTGCGATTAACCGATGAACAGCGACAGACTTGTATGCAGGCGGTCATGGTTTGGGAGCATGAATATCTACCAACCGAAGAACGCACAGGTTATATTGAAAAACCAAAGGACGATAAAGGCAATACCATCGGCGAAGAATGCGATGTTGAGCATGAGCATCATTATCCTAATGCCGAACGACCTGTTGTGTTTAAGAATTAA
- a CDS encoding YidB family protein: MSLLQSIVTQVVQNALNDNNNTQGNTQHTQQQGGLGGMLGSLVGQQNNNTGLGGILGQVLGSQMGANANQDGLGGLLGGLLGGQTQNRQASPTDLGGILGSLLGGQTQAQGRQSGGFNKSTLLLALLPVVLNYIQKNGGLSGVLAKFQGGGLGNHAQSWVSIDRDNDGIDAGDIARLFDSQDIKKVCSQTGASEHEVCQGIAELLPQVVNDLTPQGGLNNEKEANDEIDQILAQLKGRF, encoded by the coding sequence ATGAGTTTATTGCAGTCTATCGTAACCCAAGTTGTGCAAAATGCCCTAAATGACAATAACAACACCCAAGGTAATACCCAACACACACAGCAACAAGGTGGTTTGGGTGGTATGCTTGGTAGCCTAGTGGGTCAGCAGAATAATAATACAGGGCTTGGCGGTATATTAGGTCAGGTGCTTGGTAGTCAGATGGGTGCGAATGCCAATCAAGATGGTTTGGGCGGTTTGTTGGGCGGTCTACTGGGCGGGCAAACCCAAAATCGTCAAGCAAGCCCAACTGACTTAGGCGGCATTCTTGGGAGTCTGTTAGGTGGTCAAACACAAGCTCAAGGTCGCCAAAGTGGTGGCTTTAATAAATCCACATTGCTTCTTGCTTTATTGCCTGTCGTGCTAAATTATATTCAAAAAAATGGCGGTCTGTCAGGTGTTCTGGCGAAATTTCAAGGGGGTGGACTGGGTAATCATGCTCAATCTTGGGTCAGTATTGATAGGGATAATGATGGCATTGATGCTGGCGACATAGCAAGATTGTTTGATAGCCAAGACATTAAAAAGGTCTGCTCTCAGACAGGAGCAAGTGAACATGAGGTCTGTCAAGGTATCGCTGAGTTGCTACCACAAGTGGTTAATGACTTAACACCGCAGGGCGGTCTGAATAACGAAAAAGAAGCAAATGATGAAATCGATCAAATTTTAGCCCAGTTAAAAGGCAGATTTTGA
- a CDS encoding inorganic phosphate transporter, translating into MVNSAKQTTPMAANIFFALLLVGMCIYFTMWGLSYTAHQQVLLFMLASFFGIFMAFNIGGNDVANSFGTSVGAGTLSVSQALAVAAIFEVSGAVLAGAAVTDTIRSGIVDIAQLGVSPNQFIYLMLSALAAAAFWLLFATKKGLPVSTTHAIIGGIIGSSIVLGISVGGSELAFSTVKWSKISEIAVSWVISPLLGGLLSYILYGLIKRNILAYNDKVEIHVKTLKTKKKIIKREQKEYFERLGESEKLPYTTALLRDQETFNGGDCVREELETEYYRSLYDIENERGNLDTLKALKTWVPLIAALGAIIMTAMVVFKGLKNTGLSLTTLHASLVMGMIGAMVWLTAFIYTKTIRGKHKEDLGKATFIMFSWMQVFTACAFAFSHGSNDIANAVGPFVAILDVIKENAIAAKATVPAPVMLTFGVSLVVGLWFIGKEVIQTVGTNLTEMHPASGFAAELAAAAVVMGASSLGIPVSSTHILVGAVLGIGIVNKNTNWKLMRPIGLAWVITLPAAAAMSAIIFVILSNAL; encoded by the coding sequence ATGGTTAATTCAGCAAAACAAACTACACCGATGGCAGCGAACATCTTTTTTGCGTTGTTGCTTGTGGGCATGTGTATCTATTTTACCATGTGGGGGCTGTCTTATACAGCTCATCAGCAGGTCTTGCTATTCATGCTTGCCAGTTTCTTTGGCATATTTATGGCATTTAACATTGGCGGTAATGATGTTGCCAACTCATTTGGCACTTCTGTGGGAGCGGGTACACTATCTGTTTCTCAGGCACTTGCGGTGGCGGCGATTTTTGAGGTGTCAGGTGCGGTTTTGGCAGGTGCAGCGGTTACCGACACCATTCGTAGTGGCATTGTTGATATTGCCCAACTTGGTGTTTCGCCCAACCAGTTTATCTATTTGATGTTATCAGCGTTGGCAGCAGCAGCGTTTTGGCTGTTGTTTGCGACCAAAAAAGGCCTGCCGGTATCTACCACACACGCCATCATTGGCGGTATTATTGGTTCATCCATCGTGCTTGGCATCAGTGTTGGCGGTAGTGAGCTTGCATTTTCTACTGTAAAATGGTCAAAAATCAGCGAAATCGCTGTTTCTTGGGTAATCTCTCCCTTGCTTGGCGGTCTATTGTCTTATATTTTGTATGGTCTGATTAAGCGTAATATCTTGGCTTATAATGATAAAGTGGAAATCCATGTCAAGACGCTAAAGACCAAAAAAAAGATCATCAAGCGTGAACAAAAAGAATATTTTGAAAGACTTGGTGAGAGTGAAAAGCTACCTTACACCACAGCACTACTTCGTGATCAAGAGACTTTTAATGGGGGTGATTGTGTCCGTGAAGAGCTAGAAACTGAATATTACCGTTCATTGTATGACATTGAGAATGAGCGTGGCAATCTAGACACCCTAAAAGCTCTAAAAACATGGGTGCCACTTATTGCAGCCTTAGGTGCAATCATTATGACTGCGATGGTTGTTTTTAAAGGTCTAAAGAACACTGGTCTTAGTTTAACAACACTACACGCAAGCCTAGTGATGGGCATGATTGGTGCTATGGTTTGGCTGACAGCGTTCATCTATACCAAAACAATCCGTGGTAAGCACAAAGAAGACTTGGGTAAGGCGACTTTTATCATGTTTAGCTGGATGCAGGTATTTACAGCGTGTGCTTTTGCATTCTCGCATGGCTCAAATGATATTGCCAATGCGGTCGGTCCTTTTGTGGCGATTTTAGATGTGATTAAAGAAAACGCCATTGCTGCTAAGGCTACTGTGCCTGCACCTGTGATGTTAACTTTTGGTGTGTCTTTGGTGGTGGGCTTGTGGTTCATCGGTAAGGAGGTTATCCAGACCGTTGGCACAAATCTTACAGAAATGCACCCAGCATCAGGTTTTGCTGCTGAGCTTGCTGCTGCAGCAGTTGTGATGGGTGCATCTAGCTTGGGTATTCCTGTTTCTAGTACTCATATTTTGGTTGGTGCGGTTTTGGGTATTGGTATTGTCAATAAAAACACCAACTGGAAGCTGATGAGACCTATTGGTTTGGCGTGGGTGATTACCTTGCCAGCTGCCGCTGCCATGAGTGCGATTATATTTGTGATATTAAGTAATGCACTATGA
- the ubiE gene encoding bifunctional demethylmenaquinone methyltransferase/2-methoxy-6-polyprenyl-1,4-benzoquinol methylase UbiE: MSQDNNTFTNPNILPTGTPQGQSAMQTANTDQSSATYSEHIGETTHFGYQTVNAKDKQRKVAEVFTSVASKYDIMNDLMSFGIHRLWKRYAISLTGVRSGQSVLDIAGGTGDLAKVFSREVGRSGRVVLSDINEAMLEVGRTRLINAGCNNVDFVLANAETLEPFEDNSFDLVTISFGLRNVTDKQKALEAMYRVLKPGGRLLVLEFSKPVFEPLSKAYDLYSFTALPLMGKIVAGDSDSYQYLAESIRMHPDQNTLKAMMEQAGFVNCDYHNLTGGIVAVHRGFKAR, from the coding sequence ATGAGCCAAGACAATAACACCTTTACCAACCCAAACATTCTCCCCACAGGCACACCGCAAGGTCAATCTGCCATGCAGACTGCCAATACAGACCAATCTTCTGCCACCTATTCAGAACACATCGGTGAGACGACACATTTTGGTTATCAGACAGTTAACGCCAAAGACAAACAACGCAAGGTTGCCGAAGTTTTTACTTCTGTTGCCAGTAAATACGACATCATGAATGACCTGATGAGTTTTGGCATTCATCGTCTATGGAAACGCTATGCCATCAGCCTAACAGGCGTGCGTTCAGGTCAAAGCGTGCTAGATATCGCAGGTGGTACAGGAGATTTGGCAAAGGTATTTAGTCGTGAAGTGGGTCGCTCGGGTCGTGTGGTACTCTCTGACATCAACGAAGCGATGCTTGAAGTGGGTCGCACTCGCCTAATTAACGCCGGCTGTAATAATGTTGATTTTGTGTTGGCTAATGCCGAGACGCTTGAGCCATTTGAAGATAATTCTTTTGATTTGGTTACCATCAGTTTTGGTTTGCGTAATGTTACCGACAAACAAAAAGCCTTAGAAGCCATGTATCGTGTCCTAAAACCAGGCGGACGGCTACTGGTGCTTGAATTTAGTAAGCCTGTCTTTGAGCCTTTATCAAAAGCTTATGATTTATACTCTTTTACCGCCCTGCCCCTCATGGGAAAGATTGTTGCAGGTGATAGCGACAGTTATCAATATTTGGCAGAGTCAATTCGTATGCACCCAGACCAAAATACGCTAAAAGCAATGATGGAACAAGCAGGCTTTGTAAATTGTGATTATCACAATCTCACAGGTGGTATCGTGGCGGTGCATCGTGGCTTTAAGGCTAGATAA
- a CDS encoding 16S rRNA (uracil(1498)-N(3))-methyltransferase: protein MNRFFVAEPLNINQHLILPNQVHHHWCKVLRAKVGDTAILFNGQGGEYTATLIDMNQKSATVRLDTHNPTNRTPPYAVTLGQVMSRGERMDYAIQKATEMGVRHIQLLTSDYCQEHLKYERDKKKLIHWQNIAIAACEQCGLNIVPSILPPIDLASWLSTHQSALKLMMAVSDGKFTPTRLPDDITLLVGPEGGLSSKEIELAIFHGFHAWTIGERVLRTETAPVVALSALQTLHDITQ, encoded by the coding sequence ATGAATCGTTTTTTTGTAGCAGAGCCACTAAATATAAATCAGCACCTCATCTTACCCAATCAAGTACATCATCACTGGTGTAAGGTACTGCGTGCAAAAGTTGGAGATACCGCCATTTTATTTAATGGACAAGGTGGCGAATATACCGCCACACTCATTGACATGAATCAAAAATCAGCAACTGTCCGCCTAGACACACACAACCCAACCAACCGCACACCGCCTTATGCCGTAACACTAGGTCAAGTGATGAGTCGTGGCGAACGCATGGATTACGCTATTCAAAAGGCAACCGAAATGGGTGTCAGACACATTCAGCTACTCACTAGCGATTACTGCCAAGAACACCTAAAATACGAAAGAGACAAAAAGAAACTCATACACTGGCAAAATATCGCCATCGCTGCCTGTGAGCAATGCGGACTAAACATTGTTCCTAGCATACTACCACCGATTGACCTAGCATCATGGCTTAGCACCCATCAGTCTGCACTAAAACTGATGATGGCTGTCAGCGATGGCAAATTCACCCCAACACGGTTGCCTGACGACATTACTTTGTTGGTCGGTCCTGAAGGGGGATTGTCTTCTAAAGAGATTGAGCTTGCCATCTTTCACGGCTTTCACGCATGGACGATAGGCGAGCGAGTACTACGCACCGAGACCGCCCCCGTGGTGGCATTATCTGCCTTACAGACATTGCACGACATCACTCAATAG
- a CDS encoding SCP2 sterol-binding domain-containing protein, producing MMIATLALGLAEKLINTAIHTDPLAIKHLQMLSGKTLRIVIDKPELSVDVLFCDDHLRFEPVSQSIFEPQGMIIHPDCTLRVTDVGKLPTLMQNPSGNLPIKGDHQVLLQIKELISSFSPDVLDKLEHLIGKNATSYAHLAIQECSPIVMPILSSIKSLIIDGLTPNKANTDNLDALIHQKKQELLRLQSDIEREQARLNDLQNQPSN from the coding sequence ATGATGATTGCAACGCTTGCATTAGGATTGGCAGAAAAACTCATCAATACAGCAATTCACACCGACCCCCTTGCCATCAAGCATCTACAAATGCTATCAGGCAAGACTCTGCGTATTGTCATAGACAAGCCAGAGCTTAGCGTTGATGTGTTGTTTTGTGATGATCATTTGCGTTTTGAACCTGTTAGTCAAAGTATCTTTGAGCCACAAGGCATGATTATCCACCCTGATTGCACCTTGCGAGTAACTGATGTGGGTAAGCTACCAACCCTAATGCAAAACCCATCAGGTAATTTACCCATTAAGGGTGACCATCAGGTACTACTGCAAATCAAAGAGCTGATATCATCTTTTAGTCCTGATGTGCTAGATAAGCTTGAGCATCTCATTGGTAAAAACGCCACCAGCTACGCTCACCTAGCTATCCAAGAATGCTCGCCGATTGTTATGCCAATTTTATCATCCATCAAATCTTTAATAATTGATGGACTAACCCCCAATAAAGCAAATACAGACAACCTTGATGCACTTATCCATCAAAAAAAGCAAGAATTGCTTCGCCTACAAAGCGACATTGAGCGTGAACAAGCACGCTTAAATGACCTACAAAACCAACCATCAAACTAA